One genomic window of Indioceanicola profundi includes the following:
- a CDS encoding Crp/Fnr family transcriptional regulator produces MPQTSLPLFKRLAAHVDFTAPERRAIEVFSRERRKVPAKTDFVKQGERFDRVGILHRGWAIRAKALPDGRRAILNFMLPGDLCCMYCPLVEVAEYSVTTVTEAEFSAVDYQQAARVFRQFPRVGAAFGWLAAQDDAATLERASCLGQRTAYERMAHMLLEFRYRLLPIGLVQENSFHMPLTQELLADSLGMSQVHANRILRRLKQERLLDVEGATVRLLDVDRLQEVAAFDHLYLHQRSISDSAMERLARSA; encoded by the coding sequence ATGCCGCAGACATCTTTGCCGCTCTTCAAGCGCCTTGCCGCGCACGTCGATTTTACTGCGCCCGAGCGGCGCGCGATCGAGGTGTTCAGCCGAGAGCGGCGGAAGGTCCCGGCGAAGACCGACTTCGTGAAGCAGGGGGAAAGGTTCGACCGCGTCGGCATCCTTCACCGCGGCTGGGCCATTCGGGCAAAGGCGCTGCCCGATGGACGCCGGGCGATCCTGAACTTCATGCTGCCCGGCGACCTCTGCTGCATGTACTGCCCGCTGGTCGAGGTGGCGGAATATTCCGTGACCACGGTGACGGAGGCGGAATTCTCCGCCGTGGACTACCAGCAGGCCGCCAGGGTATTCCGCCAGTTCCCCCGCGTCGGCGCTGCCTTCGGCTGGCTGGCGGCCCAGGACGATGCCGCGACGCTGGAGCGGGCGAGCTGTCTTGGCCAGCGCACGGCTTATGAGCGGATGGCGCACATGCTGCTGGAATTCCGCTATCGCCTGCTGCCCATCGGGCTGGTGCAGGAGAACTCCTTCCACATGCCGCTGACGCAGGAGCTTCTGGCCGATTCGCTGGGCATGAGCCAGGTCCACGCCAACCGCATCCTGCGCCGGCTCAAGCAGGAGCGGCTGCTGGATGTGGAGGGCGCCACAGTCAGGCTGCTGGATGTGGATCGGCTACAGGAGGTGGCCGCCTTCGACCACCTGTACCTCCACCAGCGCAGCATCAGCGACAGCGCGATGGAGCGGCTGGCCCGGTCGGCCTGA